From one Anoplolepis gracilipes chromosome 10, ASM4749672v1, whole genome shotgun sequence genomic stretch:
- the LOC140670134 gene encoding uncharacterized protein, with protein sequence MNGTVHYALVALWEKSGCRIVADYPADQDPIYRTLTLSTVDNLKTVEDDKISVDRGKYTVHVLIGELHYACLTSRSNCPSSTIQLESCSQIFLQRLRSVYRELPILADLSKDLTNIAVADLSKPLKRIIEEYNRQDVDSKNLISRLEEELTEVRHLLMDGVQKLIDRGEKLDELVRKTQSLEISSRDFHVVARIPQKKKKSVFVAAGGAFLMFVSTSLLMILIYTGIL encoded by the exons ATGAACGGGACAGTGCATTACGCTCTGGTGGCTCTCTGGGAAAAGTCTGGCTGCAGGATCGTGGCGGATTATCCTGCGGATCAGGACCCGATCTACCGTACTCTCACCCTCAGTACCGTCGACAATCTAAAGACGGTCGAAGACGACAAAATCAGCGTTGATCGGGGCAA ATATACGGTACATGTGTTGATCGGGGAACTTCATTACGCCTGTCTGACATCGAGATCGAATTGTCCTTCGTCAACAATACAATTAGAATCTTGCTCTCAAATATTTCTGCAGAGGTTGCGGAGTGTTTACAGAGAATTGCCGATATTGGCGGACTTGTCAAAAGATCTGACCAACATCGCGGTGGCTGATCTCTCGAAACctttgaaaagaataatt GAAGAGTACAACCGTCAAGATGTCGATTCTAAAAATCTAATCTCGAGGTTAGAAGAAGAATTAACCGAGGTACGTCATCTGTTGATGGATGGAGTTCAAAAGCTAATCGATAGAGGAGAGAAATTGGACGAACTTGTCCGAAAAACACAGAGCCTCGAAATTTcg TCCCGGGACTTTCACGTAGTGGCGAGGATTccgcaaaagaaaaaaaagagcgtTTTTGTAGCAGCCGGAGGGGCATTCTTGATGTTTGTATCTACTTCGCTCTTAATGATTCTGATATATACAGGAATACTGTAA
- the LOC140670135 gene encoding spermatogenesis-associated protein 17: protein MASMLRFIINPVELQNAIKVKHDLAESSRRLHFIAARKIQAWFRSIITRNHLRRLHENATILQRHWRGYRARMFTDQYLIQYVQQMWQNYYNSMATRIQAVWRGYWIRKTRINSLELRRWLKNVYTKNDETLENMKKFRQGELEYAENVTEQEAMLGILFILFKVK from the exons ATGGCATCGATGTTGAGATTCATAATTAATCCTGTTGAATTGCAAAACGCGATTAAAGTTAAACATGATTTAGCTGAATCGTCGAGACGACTACATTTTATCGCGGCTCGTAAAATTCAG GCTTGGTTTCGTAGCATTATCACTCGCAATCACCTCCGTAGACTTCACGAAAACGCGACGATTCTACAACGTCATTGGCGTGGTTATCGTGCCAGGATGTTCACCGATCAATATTTGATTCAATATGTTCAGCAGATGtggcaaaattattataatagcatGGCAACGAGGATTCAAGCTGTTTGGAGAGGCTACTGGATTAGAAAGACACGGATAAACTCTCTAGAATTACGCCGATGGTTGAAAAACGTTTATACCAAGAACGATGAAActttagaaaatatgaaaaa atttagaCAAGGAGAACTCGAATACGCGGAAAACGTAACTGAACAAGAAGCGATGCTTGGGATTTTATTCATcctatttaaagtaaaataa
- the LOC140670303 gene encoding uncharacterized protein translates to MNARDKLIGGDPRWSFRSLRDRWTTREPPDDDDDGDDGDGDGDGDDDGGGGDDDDDDDDDDDDDDDDDGDDTTTATTTTATTTTTTTTTMADLDGDGDNSIDRNDDDDGNNDDDDDDESNERLLLANATPTRRDYRQCGSDVNDVKYNDGDGDGNGDGGNGRNDNDVDRDTVTIRSTVTRNRDTDTHGREHHAAKFYPQDVCLLLSAARDTDGSSADRRTDGRAALRAQRSFVTADWPRRHQLPPPANYNRDVEAPLIESAPARELGELLKVDMYSLGAFRFARVSD, encoded by the exons ATGAATGCACGCGATAAACTTATCGGGGGGGATCCTCGATGGAGCTTTCGCTCGCTTCGGGATCGCTGGACCACGCGCGAACCGcccgatgacgacgacgacggcgacgacggcgacggcgacggcgacggcgacgacgacggcggcggcggcgacgacgacgacgacgacgacgacgacgacgacgacgacgacgacgacgacggcgacgac acgacgacggcgacgacgacgacggcgacgacgacgacgacgacgacgacgacgatggccGATTTAGATGGCGACGGTGACAACTCGATTGACagaaacgacgacgacgacggcaataacgatgacgacgacgacgacgaatcGAACGAACGTTTGCTCCTCGCAAACGCGACACCAACGCGCCGCGATTACAGACAGTG CGGCAGCGACGTGAACGACGTGAAGTACAACGACGGAGACGGAGACGGAAACGGAGACGGCGGCAACGGTCGCAACGACAACGACGTGGACCGGGACACCGTGACGATACGAAGCACCGTGACACGTAACCGCGACACCGACACCCACGGTCGAGAACACCACGCCGCTAAATTTTACCCACAAGATGTCTGTCTGCTTCTCTCCGCGGCGCGCGACACTGACGGCTCCTCCGCGGACAGGAGGACGGACGGTCGCGCAGCCCTCCGCGCGCAGCGATCATTCGTGACAGCTGATTGGCCGCGCCGCCACCAGCTGCCGCCACCCGCGAACTATAATCGCGACGTGGAGGCGCCACTGATCGAGAGCGCGCCCGCGAGAGAGCTCGGAGAGCTTCTCAAAGTCGATATGTATTCTCTCGGCGCGTTTCGATTCGCGCGTGTCTCAGATTAG
- the Vgn gene encoding vitellogenin: MRGGFHFRLSIGHKNTMWSRLALVLIVSIAVGYCDHGYQHAWTPGKEYKYQIQSQTMTIMDNLDRDQPSYNKKASSGIAMKGVLVIQAQTLDTLQGVVKKLQYARVNNEQDLFDDEQSGEHQNSPQNEYHNVPMSGKPFEIKLKHGLIRDILVNKDVPVWEVNMLKSIVGQLQVDTMGENRIHSRDNQLPENDQQLFASFKAMEDSVGGTCEVHYDISPLTEDVINNRPELVPLPDVGENNNFIEIRRTKNYNKCDQQLGYYFKQTYPPMSWPTDSQKSLHDDSVSHVSSNYMVISGDLKSFTIQTSVMSENIFVKEESSIGNVHSKINLTLVELNNVSNHMQQEMNNLVSTGSLVYMYNNPFSESLEGYSRKPSISHNSRQVQSSESSSSSSSSSSSEEVHLLRQSYNKHRSSSSSSSSSSSSSSEEKTNANLLQSKPRLNEAPHNPLLPLFVGFHGNSIQMSDKIDTIQTAANLAVQITEETQNSDLLEGDTLEKFTILQRLLSIMNTNQLLEVQQRANPNVQSSNPLSKDVIKRIQDQLLQIIGQVGTGPALEVVSKALQEKQLMGKNAALVISKIPRVTRTPTPEYFREFFKMISSPEVTNQNRVNVIAPIAFAELIYNVQHNKRNYPVHSFGSMSISSKQVEEYIDYFGQQLSKAIQENNYPQIQAYIVALGSTGNPKAFAIFEPYLEGKHPVSKFQRLLMVTSLSPLTKTSSKLARSVFFKIYLNKREAAEIRVAAFYNLIKTNPSLPILLAIAENTNHDNSAQVNSAVQTTIKSLANLKQWESHQIAGKARLARKLLSRTHYDNVATGGIYVDSNNENDLLQKFYLETISDESLNNLAKYARFGANDNFGNWGVEYSLSNLKEFLQHYPENKQEGQKKTVAEKLVREFGIKPDQIEKLEGYISSFAYKTFLLPFNKNELQKIMLNAKDIAQKYQGQQMNHLQSHDKVISFPTESGLPFTYTVRKPVLQKVDTRNTEADVNNRDKTVKGVLNVLLARRIQNRFGFTTPFEHHQYLAGIDKNIHIQLPMEYKLLHQSTKNQFTVEVKSSQPNSQTQKLVHISTVPFITQHDILNLQPLSHDKNRKIITSGTWQDVSRRTVSFGAGVFNVVAEHDKEVAESPNNNVNVMKLLTLPNKKDVHYRKVDVLINNNAARQGIRLNVVYDQGNTNNAANQQHESQRSQMFTDIQFDKQPNSEVRRNQFLTELNENLQSTNNHVVDINLEYPTLQEQKNQVLTVGVGHNKATNKYYGLLYWNGKSVNAQSLDHECIAIGSAVVPQRTLNYDEMLNREQKTNFELELQLQSNHTSKKEKVHVNGNLIRSNDLKNIIKNSETVHKCQRDIQQGNKGSRNCYKAILLAEITDRLKFSMHVEKQEGKLYSALLDWLHRLYNVIVKSIKSHENNKKTQYPTIDMELKVSPYHDKADVVLLSSNMDVTLSLFNPSNIQLRVQQPLPELSSQLSQQVSSHSLLKLAKQLASETSPHSSESLELVPKIRSNPLFDLVLQTLTTTLPLEPSQNVLRLLGQNSNEVSLQWSPTSMLWQLASGLTSQLAPELSSQLISIWSSQLVSKWLPQSTLKSLIQGKVLSLNKQIEHISQQSEQQDICSITRNQVVTFDGKSYPYHSTKSEQEWHTVFLHANSDQQTGLNPNKVDVTVAVGEKNGKHRVIFFFGSKEVLVQKSNNDNIEVFINRQKVKEFVNQANPDKQRYQDSQNDLTVSVYELPDKSIEINSNKYGITAKYNGERVQIQATDRYRNHVYGLCGTYDFQPETDFTGPQNCIAQKPEDFIAMYTMIENGQQEYTAKNKDKHFECVQQLYYQSDVISDAEAGRSQTGKNWGYHDITRYNTIHGERKYQQKHGSSSDSSNDSSQLNLQLTGNETPLIYRTIVDKDNNDEICLSVRPVPMCDQSSRAMDIKRKTIGLHCMPINEQSKQLRDRVNQGANPDLSHKEVSTTKKYEVPVACRAVAA; this comes from the exons ATGAGAGGAGGCTTTCATTTCAGATTGAGTATTGGCCACAAAAACACCATGTGGTCTCGTCTCGCTTTAGTTCTAATCG TTAGCATAGCCGTGGGCTACTGCGATCATGGCTACCAACATGCTTGGACGCCAGGCAAGGAGTATAAATATCAGATACAAAGTCAAACGATGACGATCATGGACAACTTAGACCGTGACCAACccagttataataaaaaggctTCTTCCGGTATTGCGATGAAAGGCGTTCTCGTCATTCAAGCGCAAACACTAGACACGTTGCAAGGAGTAGTTAAGAAACTGCAATATGCTCGCGTGAATAACGAGCAAGACTTGTTCGATGACGAACAGTCTGGCGAGCATCAGAATTCTCCGCAGAACGAATATCACAACGTTCCGATGTCTGGAAAACCGTTCGAAATTAAGCTCAAGCATGGACTGATCCGGGATATATTGGTCAACAAAGATGTACCTGTTTGGGAAGTGAACATGCTGAAGAGTATCGTGGGTCAGCTGCAGGTCGACACGATGGGTGAAAATAGAATACATAGCAGGGACAATCAACTACCTGAAAACGATCAACAGCTATTCGCCTCGTTTAAAGCCATGGAGGATTCCGTCGGTGGTACTTGCGAGGTTCATTACGATATTTCCCCGTTGACCGAGGATGTTATCAACAACAGGCCAGAATTAGTACCTTTACCGGATGTCGgcgaaaacaataattttatcgagaTTAGGAGAACGAAGAATTATAACAAATGCGACCAGCAACTgggttattattttaaacaaacttATCCACCAATGAGTTGGCCGACTGATTCACAAAAATCGCTACATGACGACTCTGTTTCG CACGTATCTTCAAACTACATGGTCATCTCGGGCGATCTAAAATCTTTCACTATCCAAACATCCGTGATGTCGGAAAACATATTTGTCAAAGAAGAGTCTTCCATAGGCAATGTTCacagcaaaataaatttaacattagtCGAATTGAACAACGTCTCCAATCACATGCAGCAGGAAATGAATAATCTTGTATCAACCGGAAGTCTAGTGTACATGTACAACAACCCGTTTTCTGAATCTTTAGAGGGATACTCACGTAAACCGAGCATCAGTCACAATTCTCGGCAAGTTCAATCGTCCGAGAGTTCCAGCTCCAGCTCCAGCTCAAGTTCTAGTGAGGAGGTACATTTATTAAGACAGTCATACAACAAACACAggagcagcagcagcagttCCTCCAGTAGTTCAAGTTCCAGTAGCGAGGAAAAAACCAATGCGAATCTCCTGCAATCTAAACCGCGTTTAAATGAAGCTCCGCACAATCCGTTGTTGCCTTTGTTCGTTGGTTTTCATGGAAACAGCATCCAGATGTCCGATAAAATTGACACGATACAAACAGCCGCTAACTTGGCCGTCCAAATAACTGAGGAAACACAAAATTCCGATTTACTAGAAGGCGATACGCTAGAGAAGTTTACGATCTTGCAAAGGCTGCTTTCTATCATGAATACTAATCAGCTCCTGGAGGTACAGCAACGCGCAAATCCAAACGTCCAATCGTCCAATCCTTTATCGAAGGATGTCATTAAAAGGATCCAAGATCAGCTTCTACAAATTATAGGACAAGTAGGAACAGGACCTGCTCTCGAGGTCGTCTCAAAAGCTCTTCAAGAGAAACAGCTTATGGGCAAGAACGCGGCGTTGGTTATTTCGAAAATTCCTAGAGTTACTCGTACACCTACGCCGGAAtatttcagagaatttttC AAAATGATTTCCTCGCCAGAAGTGACGAATCAAAACCGCGTGAACGTAATTGCGCCTATAGCATTCGCtgaattgatttataatgtTCAACATAACAAAAGAAACTATCCAGTACACAGTTTCGGCTCTATGTCCATCTCGAGTAAACAAGTAGAGGAATATATTGACTACTTTGGCCAACAATTAAGCAAAGCCAtccaagaaaataattacccGCAAATACAGGCGTACATAGTAGCATTGGGTTCTACCGGTAATCCGAAggcttttgcaattttcgaaCCATATCTGGAAGGCAAACATCCGGTGTCCAAATTCCAACGTTTGCTGATGGTCACCTCGTTATCTCCATTAACCAAAACTTCTTCGAAACTCGCTAGGTCCGTCTTCTTCAAAATCTACTTGAACAAACGGGAAGCTGCTGAGATACGTGTCGCGGCGTTCTACAATCTTATTAAGACCAATCCATCTCTGCCTATATTGCTGGCCATAGCAGAAAACACTAATCACGATAATAGCGCTCAAGTGAACTCTGCCGTTCAGACCACCATAAAGAGTTTGGCTAATTTGAAACAGTGGGAGTCGCACCAAATCGCTGGCAAAGCTCGCTTGgctagaaaattattaagtcgTACACATTACGATAATGTCGCGACCGGAGGCATCTACGTGGACTCAAATAATGAGAATGATTtacttcaaaaattttatcttgaaacAATCAGTGACGAGAGCCTAAACAATTTGGCTAAGTATGCACGTTTTGGAGCAAATGATAACTTTGGTAACTGGGGAGTAGAATATTCATTGTCAAatcttaaagaatttttacaacattatCCGGAAAATAAACAAGAAGGTCAGAAAAAAACGGTCGCCGAAAAGCTTGTGCGCGAGTTTGGCATTAAGCCCGATCAAATAGAGAAATTAGAAGGATATATTTCGAGCTTCGCGTATAAAACGTTCTTGTTACCCTTCAACAAGAACgagttacaaaaaattatgttga ATGCGAAGGATATCGCGCAAAAGTATCAAGGACAACAGATGAATCATCTACAGAGTCACGACAAAGTAATTAGCTTCCCGACGGAAAGCGGCCTGCCTTTTACTTATACCGTACGGAAACCAGTTTTGCAGAAAGTTGATACAAGAAATACGGAAGCAGACGTTAATAACCGCGATAAAACCGTGAAAGGCGTGCTTAATGTGTTACTTGCCCGTAGAATACAAAACAGATTTGGTTTCACGACACCTTTCGAGCATCACCAATATCTCGCCggtatcgataaaaatattcatatacagCTACCAATGGAATACAAGCTTCTGCATCAATCTACTAAAAATCAGTTCACCGTGGAGGTGAAATCATCGCAACCGAATTCGCAGACTCAGAAATTGGTGCACATAAGTACCGTTCCCTTTATCACGCAGCACGACATCCTGAATCTTCAACCATTATCTCACGACAAAAACAGGAAAATAATAACCTCTGGTACATGGCAAGACGTCTCGCGTCGAACCGTTTCGTTCGGAGCGGGTGTATTCAATGTTGTAGCTGAACACGATAAAGAAGTGGCAGAGTCACCAAATAATAACGTAAATGTGATGAAGCTGTTAACTCTTCCGAATAAAAAAGATGTCCATTACAGGAAGGTTGATgtattgataaataacaatGCGGCAAGACAGGGGATACGCTTGAACGTCGTATACGATCAAGGCAATACCAATAATGCTGCAAACCAGCAACACGAATCACAGAGATCGCAAATGTTTACAGACATCCAATTTGATAAACAACCAAACAGCGAAGTGAGAAGAAATCAATTCCTGACGGAACTCAACGAAAATCTTCAATCTACCAACAATCACGTTGTCGACATAAATTTGGAATACCCGACATTACAGGAACAGAAGAATCAAGTTCTCACTGTCGGTGTAGGACATAACAAGGCAACCAACAAATATTATGGTCTTTTATACTGGAACGGCAAATCGGTGAATGCTCAATCTCTTGATCATGAATGTATCGCTATTGGAAGTGCAGTAGTACCGCAAAGAACTCTAAATTACGATGAAATGCTCAACCGTGAACAAAAAACCAATTTTGAGTTAGAGCTACAATTACAATCAAATCATactagtaaaaaagaaaaagtgcaTGTCAATGGAAATTTGATCCGAAGTAACGAtctgaagaatataataaaaaattctgaaacaGTCCACAAATGTCAAAGAGACATTCAACAAGGCAACAAAGGGTCGCGAAATTGTTATAAGGCCATTCTGCTCGCCGAGATAACAGATCGATTGAAGTTCTCAATGCATGTCGAAAAGCAAGAGGGTAAACTTTATTCAGCCCTTCTCGACTGGCTTCATCGCTTGTACAACGTAATAGtgaaatcaataaaatcaCACGAGAATAACAAGAAAACTCAATATCCAACTATCGATATGGAACTAAAAGTATCACCTTATCATGATAAAGCGGATGTAGTTCTACTTAGTTCTAACATGGATGTTACTCTTTCCTTATTCAATCCTTCCAATATACAATTAAGGGTACAACAACCGTTGCCAGAATTGTCATCACAATTGTCACAACAAGTGTCATCgcattcattattaaaattagcaaAACAATTAGCGTCGGAAACATCACCGCACTCATCGGAGTCATTGGAATTGGTACCTAAAATAAGATCCAACCCATTGTTTGACTTAGTACTACAAACCTTAACAACTACATTGCCATTGGAACCATCGCAAAATGTACTACGACTATTGGGACAGAATTCAAATGAAGTATCATTACAATGGTCACCGACATCAATGTTATGGCAATTAGCATCGGGATTGACATCGCAATTAGCACCGGAATTGTCATCGCAATTAATATCGATATGGTCATCGCAATTAGTATCGAAATGGTTACCGCAATCGACATTGAAATCGCTAATACAAGGGAAAGTGTTATCGCTTAACAAGCAAATCGAACATATATCACAACAATCGGAGCAACAAG atATATGTTCTATCACCAGAAACCAAGTTGTTACTTTCGACGGTAAATCCTATCCCTATCATTCCACAAAATCAGAACAAGAGTGGCACACAGTCTTTCTTCATGCAAATTCCGATCAACAAACTGGACTAAACCCGAATAAGGTGGACGTGACTGTCGCAGTTGGAGAGAAGAACGGCAAGCACCGggttattttcttctttggcAGCAAAGAAGTTCTAGTGCAGAAAtcgaataatgataatatcgAGGTTTTCATTAATCGACAAAAAGTTAAGGAATTTGTCAACCAAGCCAATCCAGACAAGCAACGCTATCAAGATTCGCAAAACGATCTAACTGTCTCCGTCTATGAACTACCGGACAAATCAATCGAGATTAATTCTAACAAGTATGGAATTACAGCCAAATATAATGGAGAGCGTGTTCAAATTCAGGcaa CGGACAGATATCGCAATCACGTATATGGTCTTTGCGGCACCTACGATTTTCAACCCGAGACCGATTTCACCGGCCCTCAGAACTGCATCGCACAGAAACCCGAGGACTTCATTGCCATGTATACTATGATAGAAAACGGCCAGCAAGAATACACTGCGAAGAACAAAGATAAACACTTCGAATGCGTTCAACAATTGTATTATCAGAGCGATGTTATTAGCGACGCAGAGGCGGGAAGATCTCAGACTGGAAAAAATTGGGGCTATCATGACATCACTCGTTACAATACGATTCATGGAGAAAGGAAATATCAACAAAAGCACGGATCAAGCAGCGATTCAAGCAACGATTCAAGCCAGTTAAACCTCCAGTTAACCGGCAATGAAACTCCACTTATTTATCGCACAATAGTCGACAAGGACAATAATGATGAGATCTGTTTATCTGTCAGACCTGTACCAATGTGCGATCAGAGTAGCCGGGCTATGGATATCAAGAGAAAGACGATTGGGCTTCACTGCATGCCGATAAACGAGCAATCTAAGCAACTGAGGGACAGAGTCAACCAAGGAGCTAATCCTGATTTGTCCCATAAAGAGGTCAGCACTACGAAGAAGTATGAAGTTCCTGTCGCTTGCCGAGCTGTTGCTGCATAA